The genomic segment GATATGCAATAACCCagtatttgggttgctgtgagttttctgggctgtatgcaaagcacctgatgaaccaacctggacatagcatattatctgagaacacagaaattctggaccactctaacaactaccaggtcagactacacagagaagccattgaaatccacaagcatgtggacaaattcaacagaaaggaagaatccgtgaaaatgaacaaaatctggcttacCAGTattattaaaaagctctaaaatcagaacagtaaataaagaacaacaaccaGAAACGGGGATTTCAGACAAGAatcattcagggccagctaacacctcccaacaaagagagcaaccagccaggctttgaaactacaaggctattcaatactaatcaaggtggccaattgcaacattcacatgtgcctcaagcACATgtgtctcccatcctggacattctacagatatttaaacctcacttacctagtttctaacagacccctcaacctttgaggatgcctgccataatgtgggcaaaacatcaggggagaatgcttctggaacatggccatcagcccagaaaactcacagcaatccagtgattccagccatgaaagttttTGACAACACATAGTCCAGTATTtgtctttgtatttttaatttatctGCACAAGCATCCACTGGGAATAGATAGTTAAGAATGGGCACAAGCAAATCAATGGGTGACAGTATATAGTGAACTATGGCCTATAGATTGCATGGGCTCCTGGAATCTCATTTTGTGGCCCTCAATCTCGCCGAGACTCCCATAACCTTGACCCcattaaaaacacacatttcAGTTCAAATGTGTCCTTTAATAGACACAAAAAGCTGTAACTCAAGtctctttcctttccccattcTCCAAATCCTGGAAAAATGAAGAGAATCAGACTTTTAAATGTTGAAAATCAAACCTGGAAGTGATGTTGGAGCGTAAATCTATATATGTGTCTgtgaaatccacaaatgcctttgTCCACCTCTGGCATATGCTCCCATTTTCTGTGAAATATGCCACACTTTCTTAGGAGTGGAAAAAATCTTACCAGGTGTTCTCTTTTGTCaggcttattattatttggtACATTTGTCAACATAATTATAATCAATATTCGTATAGTACAAGTAGTAATGTTAGCTATTGTATAGTATAATTTACTATTAACTAATTAGTTGCAATGGTTTTAAGAATGATTATttacacttagggcccttccagacaggccctgtatcccagaatctgatcccaagtttttcGTTTAtccctgggatcggatcctgggatatagggcctgtctggaaggacccttagaaaCTACGTATAATAGTGGTGTTTTCCTTTAACTGACCAAATCTGATATAATCTGAAAGGCTTTGCTAACCCATTCCAATAACTGTGTACTGCTGTACTTTTAAGATTCAGCTTACAACGCATATACAGTACTTTGTTACCTTTTCCTGACTTTTTTTCTTAGAATTTGCAGTTCCTGGATGTTTCTCATAATGGACTAAAGTCTATAAAATTGGGATCTGAGCAACAGTTAGAGAGTCTACAAGAGCTTATGGTATCTCAGAATAAAATTACTGAATTAAAGAAAGAAGACCTGTACTTTCTTAGTAATTCTTCATTAAACAAGCTGGACTTGTCAACAAACCCTCTAAAAGAGGTAAGCAGTATTCAGCCAGGTTAGCAGTCCTGGTAAATGGACATTGTTTTATTTGAATTGACAGTACACATGCTATAATATTGTCCTGTGTAATGAAGTCCTTTGTAGATGAAGACAATATTAACAGAGCTGTCATGTCATTTTCTGTATGACTGGAAGCTTGACTGAAtaccattttattttaaaggcaACACTGCTTTCACAGAACcacagttatacagtagagtcttacttatccaacactcgcttatccaacgttctggattatccaatgcatttttgtagtcaatgttttcaatacatcgtgatattttggtgctaaattcgtaaatacagtaattaccacatagcattactgtgtattgaactactttttctgtcaaatttgttgtataagttttggtgcttaatttgtaaaatcataacctaatttgatgtttaattggcttttccttaatctctccttattatccaacatattcgcttatccaacattctgctggcccgtttacgttggataagtgagactctactgtatgtgactaTGTAGGAGGTACAGTATAGCCCTCATATTTGTGGAActgttatctgtggtttcacttaccaatgtctttaaaaaaatgtacactCTAGGTCATCAATTCTtaaagtgtgctccatggagcccttggggttCTGCAAAGCATGCTGAGGGGCTCTGTGCTTCTCTCCTCCTGCTCCAAGGGTGCGTGGTGCTGCTGCCATGCTGCTTCTcttcccctttcctcctcctccttctttgagATCCAGGCTCTCCCCAAGGCTCTGCGTATGGCGGTGGCCCGGAGGGGAAACCTGTGGGCGGTGGCCCTGCTACCACCAGTTCTAGGCAGGAGAGCTGTGTCATGATACTATAGCTGCCGAGGGGCATATTTTAGAGGCCCAGGGCCCACCACTCTTCCTTACCTCACCGAGACATGCCTGGACCTAGTCGCTGGGAATGCCTTGCAAAGTCCAGCCTGGATTGCAAAGCCTTGCTCCTCCTCGTCCTCTTCCTGGGAATGGAAGGGCttgctcctgttgttgttgttgttgttgttacaaatgctggagtcttccactgaaatactgttaagtttttattggttaaaattgttcctcattttaaatactgcataataataatacactgtaataccaactttatttttctaaccCACTTCcactccccgaagagactcagggcagctcacatggagacaagcccaaaaacacaagttaaaacacagaacaatcatttaaaaacactataactacataaaacaataaaaacacatcgacagaattaaaaccaggacaataataataactaaacattcagagggtaaaatcgtgtagaactctgaatagggctcctaggaggtatTGTATAGTACTTTTCTTCTTtcacactacaaacaagatatgttgaAGTGTTCATAGGAATGTGTTCACTGTTTTTTTCAGTTAGTTtacacactctccatccatctgcctgtggcccggcccatctgtcaaattttaaaatgcagtgcaGCTCCTGGGTCAAAAAGTTTTTCATGCctgatacattatatataatatataaaaacttcTTGGGACTCCACAAAAAactttttcttccaaaagggCTCTGCGGCTTTACATGTTTGAGAACCCTTTACTAGGTTCTCACAATTCTATGGTGTACCTCCACTGAATGTTGGCTACAGActcgtactggaggacctagaaatattAGGGAGTTACTCATTTGAATGTGGTCCACTATTATCAGAAATAAGCATGTTTGTATTGTATCCCCCACAGAGATAGGGATCATACTGTTCTTGATGAATGTACATTTCTaggtaattttttttcatgttaggagtgacttgaaaaactgcaagtcatttctggtttgagagaattggccgtctgcaaggacattgcccagggaactcgatgtttgatattttaccaccctatgggagacttctctcatgtccttgcatgacgagctggagctgacagagggcgcttcccccctctccccagatttgaatcgccaacctgttagtcagcagtcctgcaggcacaagagtttaacccattgcgccaccaggagctccaatTTCTAGGTAATGTTATCATCAGGTTCTACATCTAACCCTAGGAAATCACACAGGTTGTCATTTGCTAAACCTGAATATTCTTTCATGTCCCATCGGCCTCTTAGGCCACAGACCTTTCCCTTAACCGCGGACCCTGATATTTGAAGGGCATAAGAACATGCTACCTTGAGGAGCTTCTGTCAGCTTTCATGTGTCTGGATCCAACCCATTCTCTTATTGCACATAAGGCAGACTGGTGTAGCAGTTTTTATAATGCTTCACCATTGCTTCAGGTGATGACTTGAGTTGCAGTGCCCCAGTCACTGGCATTACAATGACTTAGAGAAGTCTTCCCCAAGATGGTGCCCTTCTATGGTTACACTAATTTTGCTTGCTAGAAATGACAGGACTTGTAACCCATTACAATTGAAAGTTAATGAGTTGGGGTAAGTTGCTGTAGAGAATGGGCTAATATGAATAATGTCATTCCCATTATCCTCCAGTCTGTAAAATTACTAGATCCACTCCCACAAACCTGTTGTTCTCTACCTAAGAATACCAAGAAGCACTTGCTATGTACAGGAGCAAcagttaaaaatattttctttggctTTCTAGTTTTACTCAGACTGTTTCCGTGCTATTGGAAATATATATGGTCTTGTCATGAACAATATCCCACTGGGTCAAGATGGTGTAACGAAACTTTCTTCAGAATTGTCTGGAACAAGAATTCAGAATCTCTCAATGAGGCAGGTGCAGCTTTCACGGATTTCCAGCTCAACCTTCAGTGGAATGCATAATACCAACCTCACCATTTTAGATCTCTCGGATAATGACTTATCTGTGATTGAAAATGACTCTCTTGTCTATTTTACACAGTTAGAGAATTTGAatctaatgaataataatattacacaTCTGTTTCCTCACTCCTTATACGGGCTCTCCAATGTGAATTATTTAAATTTGGAAAATGCTCATGTCAGAAAAATTGACTCTGCTTTGCAATGGCTGAAACATTTAGAGGATCTTATATTGGACAGTAATAAATTTCTAGAGATTACCTCAAACACCTTTAAAGGTTTAGACAACTTAAAAAACTTGAGTTTAAGCCTGTGTAGTATAAGCTCAGTAACAAGTACAACATTTTCATCACTTGCTAATTCTTCACTGCAGTTTCTTAACCTTACAAAAAGTGGAATCACTTCCATCAAGTCTGGAGCCTTTTCATGGCTCGGGCAACTGAAATCTCTGGATTTAGGGTTGAATGGCATCAGGCAAAAACTTACAGGCCAGGAATTCCAAGGTCTTAATAAGATTGAGACTCTCTATTTATCTTACAATTATCAAGTGAATTTGACCAGTGAATCTTTCAGTGCCATTCCTAGTCTTAGAACCCTAAGGCTGAGAAGGGTACGTTGCAGTAATCTTAAATTTTCTCCCTCGCCATTCCGTAAGTTAAGTAATTTGACAATCCTGGATGTTGCTAACAATAATATTGCCAACATGGGAGATGATGTTTTTGATGGACTCCACCAGCTTGAAATACTTGATCTGCAGCATAATAATTTGGCCCGATTTTGGAAGCATGCCAACCCGGGCGGCCCCGTTCTGTTCTTAAGAGGTCTTCAAAACCTACGCCTGCTGGATCTAGAATCAAACGGCTTTGATGAGGTTCCAAATGAGGCTTTTCACGGATTACCTCTGTTAAGAAGCTTGAATCTGAGAGACAACATGTTTAACTTGCTTCCGGAGTTTGTGTTTGATGAACTGACATCGCTGAGCTTTTTGTCCCTTGAGAAGAACCTCATCACAAGTGTGGATGAACAAGTGTTCAGTAAGGTTTTCACACATCTGAAAGAAGTAAATATAGGGCTCAACCCATTTGATTGCACTTGTGACAGTATAGCTTGGTTTGTTCACTGGCTTAATAGTAGCAAAGTATATGTTCCGGGGCTGAATTCTTATCGATGTAACACTCCTCCTAAATACCATGGTAAAATGGTAGCTGAGTTTGATATCTCACCATGTGATAGTGCCCCATTTCTACTATTCTTTACTGTGAGCATATCTATACTACTGATCTTCATCTCGGTAGTCCTACTTATCCACTTTCAAGGATGGAGAATAAAGTTTTTTTGGAGTGTGACTGTTAACCGAGTCCTTGGCCAAAGAGAAATAGACAGGCCACAGCAGTGGTTTGATTATGATGCCTACATCATTCATTCCAGAAAGGATAAGAATTGGGTGTCTAAGAACTTTATTCctcttgaagaaaataatgaaccAGTAATTAGGTTTTGTTTAGAGGAGCGGGATTTTGAAGCTGGAATTTCTGAATTTGAAGCCATCGTTGATAGCATAAAAAGGAGCAGGAAGATTATATTCGTTGTAACTGAGCATCTCTTGAAAGATCCCTGGTGCAGAAGGTAAGTTGAAAACATTCCAGTAactacttttttttttgggggggggggcatatctTAACTTCAAGGTTCAAACAATTTTCACCTTATAAACTCCCATTGTTCCCTGCCAAGCAATTCAAAGTATTATGTGCAAAAGAATTTAAAATATCTGATGATTTATTATTGTGAAAAATAGAAATCTTTAGATTCAGTAGCTAAACTGTTATGAGATCTCCCTTTGCATGTTCTGAATAATGCCAATGACATTATTAGCCTTTTGTTCTGGAAAGTTCTGGGCACTAAGTTTTTACATAAGTAATTCGAACCGGAAGGT from the Anolis carolinensis isolate JA03-04 chromosome 5, rAnoCar3.1.pri, whole genome shotgun sequence genome contains:
- the tlr3 gene encoding toll-like receptor 3 isoform X1; the encoded protein is MKMISLGWICMPFTLLAICVDGGSAASACKITEEKADCSHLKLVQIPSDLPSNITALDISHNQLRTLPPANLTKYGQLIYLDVGFNTISKLQSPLCLTLPLLKVLNLEHNQLHAFPDKAFTSCDNLRELNLGSNILDVKNEPFKYLKNLQFLDVSHNGLKSIKLGSEQQLESLQELMVSQNKITELKKEDLYFLSNSSLNKLDLSTNPLKEFYSDCFRAIGNIYGLVMNNIPLGQDGVTKLSSELSGTRIQNLSMRQVQLSRISSSTFSGMHNTNLTILDLSDNDLSVIENDSLVYFTQLENLNLMNNNITHLFPHSLYGLSNVNYLNLENAHVRKIDSALQWLKHLEDLILDSNKFLEITSNTFKGLDNLKNLSLSLCSISSVTSTTFSSLANSSLQFLNLTKSGITSIKSGAFSWLGQLKSLDLGLNGIRQKLTGQEFQGLNKIETLYLSYNYQVNLTSESFSAIPSLRTLRLRRVRCSNLKFSPSPFRKLSNLTILDVANNNIANMGDDVFDGLHQLEILDLQHNNLARFWKHANPGGPVLFLRGLQNLRLLDLESNGFDEVPNEAFHGLPLLRSLNLRDNMFNLLPEFVFDELTSLSFLSLEKNLITSVDEQVFSKVFTHLKEVNIGLNPFDCTCDSIAWFVHWLNSSKVYVPGLNSYRCNTPPKYHGKMVAEFDISPCDSAPFLLFFTVSISILLIFISVVLLIHFQGWRIKFFWSVTVNRVLGQREIDRPQQWFDYDAYIIHSRKDKNWVSKNFIPLEENNEPVIRFCLEERDFEAGISEFEAIVDSIKRSRKIIFVVTEHLLKDPWCRRFKVHHAIQQAIEQSRDSIVLIFRDDIPDYKLNHALCLRRAMFKSCCILEWPVQKDHVNAFYQQLKIALQTSSRIL